In the genome of Gadus morhua chromosome 14, gadMor3.0, whole genome shotgun sequence, one region contains:
- the LOC115559071 gene encoding uncharacterized protein LOC115559071 isoform X2: protein MQQEQEDLGKEREVLSLIKKRSGKLGALTRKRNEIHTLIDNGENTTVIEEHMKVYNRFLEEFMDVQVAVQSLLNEDERESDHTDWYEPKLISCREFIDDIETWLKQDASQDAANNVSAVENVSHAASRKSYDVEPHDSVSQTAKPARPSSKAAASKSSSSSSASRKSKTLSEMAIQAELERVTLLKQADALQGKHALELEEAQLNAVMKAKRETLSVKTNLAIAKAKSQVFKEQEETQKSKSLASSGASTPTQFISPQRAMKQTKMSPAPVPLSTVGPTTSVAPPHICKKQSKNTSSTAKCRQ from the coding sequence AtgcagcaggagcaggaagATTTGGGAAAGGAAAGGGAAGTTTTAAGTTTAATTAAGAAGCGAAGTGGAAAACTCGGCGCTCTCACACGAAAGCGGAATGAAATTCACACTTTGATCGATAATGGAGAGAATACCACCGTCATTGAAGAACACATGAAAGTTTACAATCGTTTCCTGGAGGAGTTTATGGACGTACAAGTGGCTGTGCAAAGCTTATTGAACGAGGACGAGAGAGAATCTGACCACACCGACTGGTATGAACCCAAATTGATAAGCTGCAGAGAATTTATTGATGACATAGAAACGTGGCTAAAACAAGACGCCTCGCAGGATGCCGCTAATAATGTAAGCGCCGTGGAAAATGTGTCTCACGCTGCATCTCGTAAAAGCTATGACGTAGAGCCCCACGATAGCGTCTCACAGACCGCAAAACCCGCACGCCCCAGTAGCAAAGCAGCTGCGAGCAAGTCCTCTAGTTCATCCTCTGCCAGTAGAAAAAGTAAAACCCTTTCAGAGATGGCAATTCAGGCCGAGCTGGAGCGCGTAACCCTGCTAAAGCAGGCTGACGCGTTACAAGGAAAACACGCGCTTGAACTTGAAGAAGCCCAATTAAACGCAGTAATGAAAGCCAAAAGAGAAACGCTGTCCGTTAAAACTAATTTGGCCATCGCAAAGGCGAAGTCACAGGTGTTTAAAGAAcaagaagaaacacaaaaatcgAAAAGTCTAGCGTCCTCTGGAGCCTCTACACCCACACAATTCATATCGCCCCAAAGAGCTATGAAACAGACAAAAATGTCACCGGCTCCCGTTCCGTTGTCTACCGTTGGACCTACTACGTCAGTCGCCCCCCCCCATATATGcaaaaagcaaagcaaaaacaCGTCATCTACAGCAAAGTGCAGACAGTAA